In the genome of Paenibacillus pabuli, the window CGATGGAATGTGGGACATATCATTTTGGATCAGGATACGTGGTTTCATTATTTAATTGAGGATGAGGCGGAGATTCCGGCGACGTATGAAAAGTTTTTTGGATTTGGGACAAGCCCTTCAACATGGACGGAAGAGCCACCAACGTGGAAGGAATTAATGGAGCTTTTAAAGACACAGCCAGAAGTGCTAAAGCTCAAATTTTCCGGTCGGCTTGAAGAACCGCTGCAACGTGAGAGCGAACTCGGCATGAGCACCATCGGGGAGATTATTCCGCGTACACTTTATCATGAGTGGTATCATCTGGGGTACATTCAGTCGATTCGAAGATGCATTGATGCTAACGCACAGTGATTGGAGCGAGAGATTTTGAGAAAAAGGGTGTAACATGTACAGCGTCCTTAGCGTCTTATGCATGAGGTGAATGTATGAAAAAAAGCATGCTTATCCTATCGTTAGCCATAATGCTGTTGACAGCCTGTGAATCAAACGATGAAACGACGAATATTTCAGTGAGCACTAATTCATTTCCGGAAATTATTGAGCCACATAACCCTGAGCAAGCGGAGCAAAGCGGGGATGTCGTTGTGCTTCTCGAAGGCATGCGTAATCAGGATAAGTGGAAAACATTTGTGAAGAATGTGAAGAACAAACACCAGGATCAGGTTCGTGTGACGATGTATACCCTTGAAGGTGGGGCTATCATCCATGAATTGATTTATGATGGTTCAGCCATTCAATCGACTTATGATGACTCAAGGGATGCCTATGGCTCCAAACAGGGAAGGAAGACCAACACCTGCAAAGGGATCGGTACGATGAAAAGTGAGCAGGGCCGTGTTTTTTACGTGTTGACCGATTGTGAGAAGGAAGTGAGTACCTTTTCGATTCCCAAGTGATGAGAGAAATCTAACCGTAAATAGTCGAGCTATGTAATTATTCATGCTGTAAACCAAAAAGATCCTGCGAAGCTGAGGCTTTTCAGAATCTTTTTTGATGCCATATGGAGAGTGAGAGCTGATGGCTTATGCATACAAAGCATTGGATAGTTCGATCAGATTACCGTCAGGATCACGTATATACACCGAACAGATTGGTCCCAGTGCACCTGTCCGTTTAACGGGCCCTTCCTCAACCTTCGTGTTCTGTTGTGTTAAATGCGCAATGACTTCCTCCAGCGGTGTGCTGACCAGAAAACAAAGATCTGCTGAACCCGGTGTGGGGGTATGAGCTTTCGGTTCAAACTCTTTGCCCCGCTCATGCAGATTAATCTTCTGCTGTCCAAACTCTAACGCTTTTCGGCCCTGGCCGAATTCGACTACCTGCATGCCTAATACGTTTGTATAAAATGAGATTGTCGCTTCCAGATTTTCCACAGTTAACACGAGATGATCAAGTCGTTCTAATTTCATGGATGAGCCTCCTTTGAATTGGACATTAGCTTCTGTAAAACGAGGGTTGTATATAATAGTATTTCGTTTATTATATCTTAGAGATTGGTATGAGTAATCGGTTTAGGCAACGCCGAGCCTTCGGACATTTTAGTGGAAAAGTAGAATATGAAGGGGAGAGCGAGCA includes:
- a CDS encoding VOC family protein — translated: MKLERLDHLVLTVENLEATISFYTNVLGMQVVEFGQGRKALEFGQQKINLHERGKEFEPKAHTPTPGSADLCFLVSTPLEEVIAHLTQQNTKVEEGPVKRTGALGPICSVYIRDPDGNLIELSNALYA
- a CDS encoding DUF4362 domain-containing protein; the protein is MKKSMLILSLAIMLLTACESNDETTNISVSTNSFPEIIEPHNPEQAEQSGDVVVLLEGMRNQDKWKTFVKNVKNKHQDQVRVTMYTLEGGAIIHELIYDGSAIQSTYDDSRDAYGSKQGRKTNTCKGIGTMKSEQGRVFYVLTDCEKEVSTFSIPK
- a CDS encoding DinB family protein, with protein sequence MKFNEDVLWNQLLDVRQFTLGVCGAINSEQVDVVPQGFNNSIRWNVGHIILDQDTWFHYLIEDEAEIPATYEKFFGFGTSPSTWTEEPPTWKELMELLKTQPEVLKLKFSGRLEEPLQRESELGMSTIGEIIPRTLYHEWYHLGYIQSIRRCIDANAQ